The stretch of DNA GGGAATTTATGTGACTCATTCGGGTTCCAGTTGATGGGTTCGATCACATAGAGGCGGTTTACGTTACCCAATTGATTTCTGGATGGAGCTTTCGGGCTCGTAGAAGGTTAAGTAAAGTGTAAAATTACACTTAAATAAAGAAAAACAGGGATCTTATCAGCGAATTATTAGCATTTATCAGCGAATCTAGAATTTTATCAGCGAATATCAAAATTTATCAGCGAATTTCCGAGATTTATCAGCGAATCTGAAAATCACTCTCAAAATCACCCCAATAAAAAAGACCTTCCCCAAAAAATGAAAAGGCCTAATGATTCACTTTATAATGCATCTGCGCAAATTGGTTATACCGTTTTACTTCAAGCAGAGTTAATGGCAACTCCGGATTCGGTGCGTTAAATAATGGAATACCAGAACCTAGTATATGAGGCGTAATCGTAATAATGATTTCATCAATCAACTTCTCTTTCATAAACGCATCGAGCAGATTGGCCCCGCCAACCATCCAGATTTTAGAACCCTCTCGTTGCTTCAATTTCTTAGTAAATTCAATAACATCCTCATTTACAAATTCCACATCCCCATTCGAACCCTGCTCAAACCTCGAGAACACATAACACTTCCGATCTGAATGCGGAAAGGTATCAGT from Bacillus sp. SLBN-46 encodes:
- a CDS encoding dihydrofolate reductase family protein, which encodes MEREVVLFIAASLDGFIAKEGDDLDWLHETEGEGDNGFSEMYESIDTIIMGKKTYDYVVRVTDTFPHSDRKCYVFSRFEQGSNGDVEFVNEDVIEFTKKLKQREGSKIWMVGGANLLDAFMKEKLIDEIIITITPHILGSGIPLFNAPNPELPLTLLEVKRYNQFAQMHYKVNH